CGGCGGCATTTATACGGCACCGCTGGTAATAGCCAACAGCAGTAAAGTAAGTTTTGCTATTTCAGCAACGGATTCGCATACCGGTTCAACAAATCCTAATGGAATTTACCAGGCGGTTATATATGATAATGATGAGCCACTTTCCGGTTTTCAATTAGACAGCATTGATTATAGCGAAACACGCTATGTAAATGCACAAATAGATTATAAGCTGAAAACCAATGGCGGCCCTTTTGTACAACATCTATCAAGGTTGCCGGGTTATCCTGAAGGTGTTTACAAAGATATTAATGGCACAGGTGTTATTAATTTGAATGATGACGAAGTGCATCATATAAAAATTGAAGTAAAGGATGTGAATGGTAATACTTCTATTTTAAAATTTGATGTAAAGCGTGGCGAAGGAGTTGTTGAAAGTAAAGGTAATGCTGCGTATCAATCAAAAGAATTTGTGCCGGGCTTTGTAAATGTTTTTGAAAATAATGACATCAGCTTTTACATGCCGGAGAATTGTTTGTATGATTCTATCCCGTTTCATTTTAGTGAATTAGCTGCTGTAAGCCCGAACGCCGCATCGCCACAATTTCAATTAGAATATGGTTATGTGCCGGTGCATGATACGTTTATGGTAAAAATCAAACCAACTATTACTGTTGCCAATAAAGATAAAATAGTGATGCGGTGTGCATGGGGCGGTAAAGAAAGTTTTCAGAAAGCAGCATACGAGAATGGTTGGTATAAAGCAGGTTTTAGGGATTTTGGTTATTATCAATTACTGGTAGATAATACACCCCCTACTATTACACCGATCGGTTTTTATAATGGGATGAATTGCAGAGGACGCGGCAGTATCATGTTTTCTGTAAGAGATAACAGCAGTATTAAAAATGTGACCTTTAGAGCTGAATTGGATGGTAAATGGTTGCGGTTTACCAATGATAAGAACGCTGCTTTTATTTATAAGTTCGATTATCATTGTGCATCAGGGGTGCATGAATTAAAAATTATTGCAACAGATTGTGTAGGCAATGTTGCGGAGAAAGTATATAATTTTACCAGGTAGTGAAAGGAAAACTCAATATTAAATTTTATAAATTCATTGACAGCTTAATCAGCGGTATTAATATGGAACAGCATAAAACAAGTTTAAAAGAAAATAGCAAAGCACCTGCCTTTACAGGTAAAGATCAAAACGGGAATACTATTTCGTTAAAAGATTTTGAAGGAAAAAAAGTGGTCATCTATTTTTATCCCGAAGACGATACGCCTACCTGTACTGTACAGGCTTGCAACTTTCGTGATAACTATAGCTTACTGAAAAAGAATGGCATCGTGGTATTAGGTATTAGTCCTGATGAAGAAAAAAAGCATAAAAAATTTGAAGCCAAGTACGATCTGCCTTTTACATTGATTGCAGATCCGGATCATAAAATAATTGATAAGTATGATGTGTGGGGGCAAAAGCAATTATTCGGAAGAGAATACATGGGGCTGGTACGTACTACGTTTTTGATCGACGAAAAAGGAACGATCCGAAAAATATTTTTACGCCCTAACAGCAAAGAGCATACAGAAGAGATCATGGAGGCATGGAAAGAAATTGATCAATCAAAATCCAAATAACAATTTCCAGATTGTGGAGAATGTTACCATCAAAGAAAATTCATGGATCGCAAAGTTGGCGGCAAAGCGATTGAAAGTTTCTAAAGTGGCAATTGTAATTGGTAAAAAGATCCATCTCTATAATACTACTCAGCAAGAATTTTTAACAGACATCAAATGGGTAAGGCACGAATTGTGTCATGTGCAGCAGTTTAAGCAGCATGGCTTCTTTATATTCATCATTAAATACTTATTAGAAAACTTTCGCAAAGGCTATTATAATAATAAATTTGAAGTAGAAGCCAGGGCGGCAGAAAATGATCAGTGATATAAAAAAGACCCCTGCACAATTAAGTGCAGAGGCCATTATCCCCATTGTTATTCCTACTTACAATTTTTGAAACTTGGCGTAACAAGTTTTGTTTCCATAGATCAATTTTATTGTATAGCTGCCCGCTGTTAAAGCATCTGTTTTTACCGTTACAACATTATTACCCGCAATACCCGGTTGATTGCTTTGCGAAAGCAAAACACCCTGATCAGTATATAAATAGATATGAATGACTTCTGCTGAGGTTTGCTGCAGGTTGACACTTGCCGTTGTATGCACTGGATTCGGGTATGCATACAATTCGCAAGAAGATGCAATATTATCGATATGTATCGTGTTGCAATATTCTTTTACACAGCCATCCCCCACTGTAATATGCAGACAAACTCTATAGTAACCTGTATCTGTAAATGTATAGGTTGGATTATTTTGTTGAAGGGTTATTGGGGTCATAGCCGTGTTGGATAGGTCGGCGATCGTCCAGCTTTGTTGCGATACAGCTGCATTGGCTATCGTATAAAAATATATTTTGTTAGGCGTTGTTCCATCTTTATAATAATTGTAAGAAATTTTTACCGTATCACAACTGAGCTGCGTTGTTACTGCAATTGTTTTACAGGTGGTAGCTGCACAACTGGTATTTTTAAATGCCGTTAAACAAGCAACATAATTTCCTGCTATTGCATAACGATGCTTTGCCTGTGCCAATTGCAAACCTGCTCCATCGCCAAAAGTCCATGTGTATTGAATATTGCTGCCGATATAAGTCGGAGTGAAGTAATAAGATTGTCTATCCGTAGAAAGATAGTTATAGGTAAATAATGATAGATTTTTACACTCAGGAATAAGGGTCGGAATAATTATCGAATCGCACTTATAGGCTACACAGGTATTGTTCGTTTGCATACGCAGGCAAACATAATACGTACCGGGGTTTGTATATGTGTGCGATGCATTCCATGATGTAGCAGAAGCGCCATCGCCGAAATACCAGGTGACTGTTGCATTGGTTGTACTTACTACAGATGCATTGGTAAAATGTACTGTAGTTCCGGAATCTAGCTTCCAGGAATAGTTAGGTTGAATATTACAAGGAGTTATGATTGCAACTGTAATGTCTTTACAATATTCAGCAACACATGGAGCTGCGCCGGGTATTATTCTTTTTACATGAAGACAAACATGATAGGTGCCTGCATTCGCAAAAGTATGCAGAGGATCCTTGTCATAAGAAGTAGTACCATCACCGAATGTCCAAATAGTGGAATCCATATTGGAAATATTTCCAGTTACATTGGCAAACTGAATAACATTTGAATGTGTTGAATCTTTTATTGTGTTGGTATAATAAGCCTGCAAATTGCAAACACTTGTCGGGGCAATAATAATCGTTTTACAAATACTGGCAGCACAATAAGTAGTGTTTGAATTATACTTTTTAATGTACAGGCAAACGGTATATGTTCCGGGTTGACCAAAGCTGTGTTTAACACTTCTGTCGTGAGAGATTTTGCCATCACCCCAAACCCAGTAAGCGCTGTCTCCCGTAGCTAATGCAGGCGAAGTAATGGCAAAAGCATACGTATAGGGAATGGAAGAAGCGCTGTCCATTTTATAAGAATAATCTACAAGAAGATTACAAGGTGCAGAGATAGTAACTGTCCGGCAAAACTCGCTAACGCAAGGAGCAGCGCCGGGCATTGATCTTTTTACATGTAAACAAACATTGTAAACACCTGCATTGGCAAATGTATGATTGGGATTTACATCATATGATGTAGTGCCATCACCGAAAGTCCATATGGTGGAATCGGTTGATAGAATGCCTACAGTTTTGTTTGTAAAATGTACAAGATTAAAATGGGATGTGTCTGTTGTTGATGAAAAATTTGTCTTTAAATCACATGCAGGAACAGAAGCGACAGTTATGGTTTTGCAAAACTCACTAACACAAGGCGCTGCGCCTAAATTCATTCTTTTTTCAAGTAAACAAACATTGTAAGTGCCTCCGTTTATGAATAAATGACTTGGATCTCTATTGTAAGAAATGCTGCCATCACCAAATGTCCATATAGAAGAGTCGTTAGCTGACCAAACATTTGTAAAATTGAAAAAATGAAGAAGATTTGCTTTTGAAGTATCTATTGAATAAACAATATTAGCCTGCAAATCACAATTAACTGTAACCTGTACCTGGAAGCTCATGCAAGTATCACTTCCACAGGAAGCGGCACTATCTCTTTTAACCAACAAACAAACTTTGTACAATCCCGATGTTGGATAAACATGCGTAGCAGTAAAATCATTGGAAGTAGTACCATCGCCAAAATCCCAACGCACATAATGGATATCATTGGCAGTAGTAGATGTATTGGTAAAGTAAACTTTATTGGTTTGAACGGAATCTCTTTTATAAGTAAAAGAAGCTTTTAAATAACAAGGAGCATTATTAGGAATAAGCACCTCTTTTCTTATTGTATCAGAACATACAATTTGTGTGGTTTTCATTCGGGTAACTATATGCACTACTACATATGTTCCATAGTTGTTATAAAAATGAGAAGGAGCAACTACATTTACTGTATTGCTCCCGTCTCCAAAACTCCAGCTATGGTAAACAAATTGTGAATCATAATTAGCAACCGGTGTAAAACTTACATTATTGCCACTTAGCGTAAAGCCGAATTGCGCATTAGTGCAAGGGGCATTGGTTTGTGCAACGGCTCCGTAAAAAAACACAATAGCAAAAGCTATCAGCGTAAAGATCTTTTTCATACAATCGTTTTGGGTTAAAGGTTTTTGATATAATACGGGCTTAACACTGGGGTTGTATTATACAGATGCTTTACTAAAACGGAAATGTTGCCTGAAAAGAAAAAAATTATTTAATAGCGATCGCGGATATTCTCAAGAAACTGCTCAATAGCACGCTTCACATGTGTTGCATCTCCTTGAAAATTATTGACTAAGATGGAAAAGATAAGCAGTTTATTTTTTTTAGTGATGAGATAACCGGACAGTGAATTATTGTTACTCATGCTGCCGGTTTTGGCATAGA
The Ferruginibacter albus DNA segment above includes these coding regions:
- a CDS encoding M23 family metallopeptidase, with product MNFYYSNLLRKVFTCCLVTLIPCYLSAQIFPAKNYPQGYFRWPLNIPPAIVANFGELRPNHYHMGLDCRTNAQQNLPVYATADGYIAKVTIDATGFGRSIRINHPNGLTTLYAHLNDFNPALEKYVTEQQYKRETWKIEIDIPANLFPVKKGDFIAYSGSTGGSQGPHVHFEIRDTKTDKVLNPFLFGMPIPDGVPPIIHRLCMYNRNKSVYEQSPRFITITKAGGIYTAPLVIANSSKVSFAISATDSHTGSTNPNGIYQAVIYDNDEPLSGFQLDSIDYSETRYVNAQIDYKLKTNGGPFVQHLSRLPGYPEGVYKDINGTGVINLNDDEVHHIKIEVKDVNGNTSILKFDVKRGEGVVESKGNAAYQSKEFVPGFVNVFENNDISFYMPENCLYDSIPFHFSELAAVSPNAASPQFQLEYGYVPVHDTFMVKIKPTITVANKDKIVMRCAWGGKESFQKAAYENGWYKAGFRDFGYYQLLVDNTPPTITPIGFYNGMNCRGRGSIMFSVRDNSSIKNVTFRAELDGKWLRFTNDKNAAFIYKFDYHCASGVHELKIIATDCVGNVAEKVYNFTR
- a CDS encoding DUF4157 domain-containing protein is translated as MENVTIKENSWIAKLAAKRLKVSKVAIVIGKKIHLYNTTQQEFLTDIKWVRHELCHVQQFKQHGFFIFIIKYLLENFRKGYYNNKFEVEARAAENDQ
- a CDS encoding PKD domain-containing protein produces the protein MKKIFTLIAFAIVFFYGAVAQTNAPCTNAQFGFTLSGNNVSFTPVANYDSQFVYHSWSFGDGSNTVNVVAPSHFYNNYGTYVVVHIVTRMKTTQIVCSDTIRKEVLIPNNAPCYLKASFTYKRDSVQTNKVYFTNTSTTANDIHYVRWDFGDGTTSNDFTATHVYPTSGLYKVCLLVKRDSAASCGSDTCMSFQVQVTVNCDLQANIVYSIDTSKANLLHFFNFTNVWSANDSSIWTFGDGSISYNRDPSHLFINGGTYNVCLLEKRMNLGAAPCVSEFCKTITVASVPACDLKTNFSSTTDTSHFNLVHFTNKTVGILSTDSTIWTFGDGTTSYDVNPNHTFANAGVYNVCLHVKRSMPGAAPCVSEFCRTVTISAPCNLLVDYSYKMDSASSIPYTYAFAITSPALATGDSAYWVWGDGKISHDRSVKHSFGQPGTYTVCLYIKKYNSNTTYCAASICKTIIIAPTSVCNLQAYYTNTIKDSTHSNVIQFANVTGNISNMDSTIWTFGDGTTSYDKDPLHTFANAGTYHVCLHVKRIIPGAAPCVAEYCKDITVAIITPCNIQPNYSWKLDSGTTVHFTNASVVSTTNATVTWYFGDGASATSWNASHTYTNPGTYYVCLRMQTNNTCVAYKCDSIIIPTLIPECKNLSLFTYNYLSTDRQSYYFTPTYIGSNIQYTWTFGDGAGLQLAQAKHRYAIAGNYVACLTAFKNTSCAATTCKTIAVTTQLSCDTVKISYNYYKDGTTPNKIYFYTIANAAVSQQSWTIADLSNTAMTPITLQQNNPTYTFTDTGYYRVCLHITVGDGCVKEYCNTIHIDNIASSCELYAYPNPVHTTASVNLQQTSAEVIHIYLYTDQGVLLSQSNQPGIAGNNVVTVKTDALTAGSYTIKLIYGNKTCYAKFQKL
- the bcp gene encoding thioredoxin-dependent thiol peroxidase, whose amino-acid sequence is MKGKLNIKFYKFIDSLISGINMEQHKTSLKENSKAPAFTGKDQNGNTISLKDFEGKKVVIYFYPEDDTPTCTVQACNFRDNYSLLKKNGIVVLGISPDEEKKHKKFEAKYDLPFTLIADPDHKIIDKYDVWGQKQLFGREYMGLVRTTFLIDEKGTIRKIFLRPNSKEHTEEIMEAWKEIDQSKSK